The following are from one region of the Fibrobacter sp. UWR2 genome:
- a CDS encoding glycoside hydrolase family 11 protein: MKKNIVGLGIALTMGLATTIYAERCPNAWPAEGENYASGTIDSTNYSYEVWRDGYNAYLKCNDDGSYLVYSKAADAIVRFGPKFDEPKTFDQHGNFAADYKFRTKGGGFGTPYFLVGIQGNTTEPKTEFYIIDYWIIRDTADTSTFGTRLGEFTVDGDTYDIWQNTANNYLSAQGDISYKRYFSIRRTVRDSGHIDITAHFKKWEELGLKVGKITDVMALVEGYKGQSSINYFQIDYFNITETADSTGTTAISRRASLPLLKGDARVFDMQGRYLGTGEQKISPAVRTVKKR, encoded by the coding sequence ATGAAGAAGAATATAGTGGGTTTAGGAATCGCCCTCACCATGGGCTTGGCTACGACTATCTATGCGGAAAGGTGTCCTAACGCATGGCCCGCGGAGGGCGAAAACTACGCCTCCGGCACGATAGACAGTACAAACTACAGTTACGAAGTCTGGCGCGATGGCTACAATGCTTATTTGAAGTGCAACGATGATGGAAGCTACTTAGTTTACTCCAAGGCCGCGGACGCTATCGTGCGCTTTGGTCCCAAGTTCGACGAGCCAAAGACCTTCGACCAGCATGGCAACTTTGCGGCGGACTACAAGTTTCGCACAAAAGGCGGCGGCTTCGGCACCCCCTATTTTCTGGTTGGCATCCAAGGCAATACCACCGAGCCGAAAACCGAATTTTATATCATAGACTACTGGATAATCAGAGATACAGCCGACACATCCACTTTCGGAACCAGGCTCGGCGAATTCACCGTCGATGGCGACACCTACGACATCTGGCAGAACACCGCCAACAACTACTTGAGCGCCCAGGGCGACATATCGTACAAGCGGTATTTCAGCATTCGCCGCACCGTACGCGACAGCGGCCACATCGACATTACCGCCCACTTCAAGAAGTGGGAAGAGCTCGGCCTGAAGGTGGGCAAGATAACCGATGTCATGGCGCTTGTGGAAGGGTATAAGGGGCAGAGTTCCATCAACTATTTTCAAATTGACTACTTCAACATCACCGAAACGGCGGACAGTACCGGCACGACAGCTATTTCAAGGCGCGCAAGCCTTCCGCTCCTAAAGGGAGACGCCCGCGTGTTCGACATGCAGGGCCGATACCTCGGTACCGGCGAACAGAAAATAAGCCCTGCCGTCAGGACCGTGAAGAAAAGATAA